A genomic window from Silene latifolia isolate original U9 population chromosome 11, ASM4854445v1, whole genome shotgun sequence includes:
- the LOC141611499 gene encoding uncharacterized protein LOC141611499 — protein MADRDSPYERVKGGRLSFKGGELATNSKTIDKKKKKKKKITSKEVEEQEQEQEQQLSKPGNVIDDGTAPGEAIYTIDAAKKMKYEELFPVETKKFGYDPKAKVKSVEDALDDRIKKKADRYCK, from the coding sequence ATGGCGGACAGAGACAGCCCATACGAGAGAGTTAAGGGCGGACGCCTTAGTTTCAAAGGCGGAGAATTAGCTACTAACAGCAAAACCATTgacaagaaaaagaaaaagaagaagaaaatcaCCAGCAAAGAGGttgaagaacaagaacaagaacaagaacaacaacTATCGAAACCCGGTAATGTGATCGATGACGGAACCGCCCCGGGTGAAGCCATTTACACTATTGACGCCGCCAAGAAGATGAAATATGAAGAGCTTTTCCCTGTTGAGACTAAGAAATTCGGGTACGATCCCAAAGCGAAGGTTAAATCTGTTGAAGACGCTCTTGACGATCGTATCAAGAAAAAGGCTGATCGTTATTGTAAATAG